In a single window of the Paenibacillus sp. MMS20-IR301 genome:
- a CDS encoding alpha/beta hydrolase — MRLYKKELVDALQEQQKAADHGGIKLIEKVNPEEPGPGLIDPYELAIITKHWVGKEEGPGAGNSSATESPELALQTMRDNMGFPNRNLNTVEIHTRYEQLNFEGNEVGLWRYYPRKSMRQAGKPCLIFLHGGGFIGGSIYTLEHPCRLIAELADAVVFNIDYSLAPEKKFPNGFNDCFHAVKHIYDHAEEYGIDRSKIAVGGDSAGGNLTAAVAVKDRDLGLNMVALQVLIYPLVTFINEGVEGLKWDIKAFEIAEEQRSIIEPMLGLGRPSDEGKEDVPLGGLYFSDMKDAGSTYASPLLAEHRNLPGALCVGAEFDGLRIQTEFYGKKLSEAGVPVKTIRYKGCTHAFLDRLGFVPQAEDLCIEIASALKKL; from the coding sequence ATGAGATTGTATAAGAAAGAGCTTGTGGATGCTTTACAGGAACAGCAGAAAGCTGCAGACCATGGCGGGATAAAATTAATTGAGAAGGTCAATCCTGAAGAACCTGGACCAGGCTTAATAGATCCCTATGAGCTTGCAATCATTACTAAGCACTGGGTAGGGAAAGAAGAGGGGCCTGGAGCAGGGAATTCGTCTGCCACTGAGTCTCCTGAGCTTGCTCTGCAAACCATGAGAGACAATATGGGATTCCCGAACCGGAATTTGAACACGGTTGAGATCCACACCAGGTATGAGCAGCTTAATTTTGAAGGTAATGAAGTTGGATTATGGCGTTATTACCCGAGAAAGTCAATGCGGCAAGCCGGCAAGCCCTGTCTGATTTTCTTACATGGCGGAGGTTTTATTGGCGGGAGTATATATACATTGGAGCATCCATGCCGCCTGATAGCTGAGCTGGCGGATGCGGTTGTCTTTAACATTGATTACTCCCTGGCGCCGGAAAAGAAATTCCCGAACGGCTTCAATGACTGCTTCCATGCGGTAAAGCATATTTATGATCACGCTGAAGAATATGGCATCGACCGGAGCAAAATTGCTGTCGGCGGAGACAGTGCAGGCGGTAACTTGACAGCAGCAGTAGCCGTTAAGGACCGGGATCTGGGGCTGAACATGGTTGCATTGCAGGTGCTGATTTATCCGCTGGTTACATTCATAAATGAGGGAGTGGAAGGATTAAAGTGGGATATTAAGGCGTTTGAAATTGCGGAGGAGCAGCGCAGTATAATTGAGCCGATGCTGGGCCTCGGCCGGCCGTCTGACGAAGGGAAGGAGGATGTGCCGCTGGGCGGCCTCTATTTCTCGGATATGAAAGATGCCGGAAGCACCTATGCAAGTCCGCTGCTTGCAGAGCATAGAAATCTTCCGGGAGCGTTGTGTGTAGGGGCGGAATTCGATGGACTGCGTATTCAAACGGAATTCTACGGAAAGAAATTAAGTGAAGCAGGAGTGCCGGTGAAGACAATC
- a CDS encoding AraC family transcriptional regulator yields the protein MNYKYELIKHDDIVPVKIILHTSGAEQYVPRHWHESVEISYVIRGRIDEIYVEGASYTSEQGDIVVINSNAVHSFSVSAGSDRLALTLQIPYEFIKESFSEMDRYSIHCVSRHMQEHSHKQRMKLSKLRDILGRITDAYLCYGSDPLADIEIKGLSYQLMYILLSHFLIEKPAGVIQTYKHLERLTSITNYIKQHYNQELPIEVLAARFSLTGEYLSRFFRKHIGMTILQYLNTIRLEHAYRDLMNTDISITRIAFEHGFPNEKSFSRVFKAVYRTTPHEYRKHRLGGRVQ from the coding sequence ATGAATTACAAGTATGAGCTCATTAAACATGACGATATTGTACCAGTCAAAATAATCCTTCACACATCGGGTGCTGAGCAGTATGTCCCGAGGCATTGGCATGAGAGTGTGGAGATATCTTATGTTATCCGGGGCCGGATCGATGAGATCTACGTTGAGGGGGCGTCGTACACCTCGGAGCAAGGCGACATCGTGGTGATTAATTCAAATGCGGTTCATTCCTTTTCAGTTTCCGCAGGATCGGACCGGTTGGCGTTAACTCTGCAGATTCCATATGAATTTATTAAAGAGAGCTTCTCAGAGATGGACCGTTATTCCATTCATTGTGTATCAAGACATATGCAGGAGCATAGTCATAAGCAGCGCATGAAATTAAGCAAATTACGTGACATTCTCGGCCGGATCACGGATGCTTATCTCTGTTACGGGAGTGACCCGCTCGCAGATATTGAAATCAAAGGTTTGTCATATCAGCTTATGTACATACTGCTAAGTCATTTCTTGATTGAAAAGCCTGCCGGGGTAATACAAACCTATAAGCATTTGGAACGGCTAACCAGTATAACAAACTATATTAAGCAGCATTATAATCAGGAACTGCCGATTGAAGTGCTGGCTGCCCGGTTTAGCCTGACTGGGGAATATCTGTCCCGTTTTTTCAGGAAACATATCGGCATGACGATTCTTCAGTATCTTAATACGATCCGCTTAGAGCATGCCTACCGTGATTTAATGAATACCGATATTTCCATTACCCGCATTGCGTTTGAGCACGGTTTTCCTAACGAGAAATCATTTAGCCGCGTATTTAAAGCTGTTTATAGAACAACACCACACGAATACCGGAAACATAGGCTTGGCGGAAGAGTCCAATGA
- a CDS encoding glycoside hydrolase family 43 protein: MKFNNPIISGAYPDPSICRVNNDYYLVNSSFGYFPGLPVFHSQDLVNWRQIGYGLTRESQVPLLSSEGADGPLFSYMGIYAPTIRFHNGRFYIVTTNTVGGRNFIIQADKPEGPWSEPLYLDQWGGIDPSLLFDEDGKVYITGTGSHKDAVPGVYQAEINPATGDILTERRLIWEGTGGCFPEGPHLYPINGFYYLVIAEGGTEYGHMVTVARSGQPYGPFEACPYNPVLSHRSTSHPVQATGHADLVQAHDGSWWTVLLGIRPVGYPFHHHLGRETYLAPVTWTEDGWPVIGEQGRVDAEMEGPGFFAGYDPALSRFGRDDFDREVPGFQWNFYKNPPEHSYSLSERESCLTLYGTEYTLDDSQQLAFAGRRQQDFDCVVSAQLLFDPGNEGEEAGLTVYMNEKAHYEIGVRRNSGQRTLFLRRRIGSLVKVEWEKALEASEVILNIRADSRNYSFSYSLAGQEEVTIGSGECSYVATEVAGGFTGVFFGMYATGNGRPSQSPAHFEYFDYIQKEMIQHTMK; this comes from the coding sequence ATGAAATTCAACAATCCGATTATCAGCGGAGCTTATCCGGACCCGAGTATATGCCGGGTGAATAACGACTATTACCTCGTGAACAGCTCGTTTGGATACTTTCCCGGCTTACCCGTATTTCACAGTCAAGATCTGGTCAACTGGCGGCAGATCGGTTACGGATTAACAAGGGAGAGCCAGGTACCCTTACTCAGCAGTGAGGGCGCAGACGGACCCTTATTCAGTTATATGGGGATTTACGCTCCGACGATCAGGTTTCATAACGGGCGCTTCTATATTGTGACAACCAATACAGTTGGGGGACGGAACTTTATAATCCAGGCAGATAAGCCCGAGGGCCCCTGGTCAGAGCCGCTGTATCTCGATCAATGGGGAGGAATTGATCCCTCGCTTTTATTTGACGAAGACGGAAAAGTATACATCACAGGTACCGGCAGCCATAAGGATGCCGTCCCGGGAGTATACCAGGCAGAAATTAACCCCGCTACCGGTGACATTCTGACAGAAAGGCGATTGATCTGGGAGGGGACCGGCGGCTGCTTCCCTGAGGGGCCGCACCTGTATCCTATCAATGGCTTCTATTATCTGGTCATTGCTGAAGGCGGTACAGAGTACGGCCATATGGTGACCGTTGCCAGAAGCGGGCAGCCTTACGGACCTTTTGAAGCCTGTCCATATAATCCAGTTCTGTCACACAGGAGCACCAGCCATCCGGTCCAGGCCACAGGTCATGCAGATTTGGTACAGGCCCATGACGGTTCATGGTGGACCGTATTGCTTGGTATCCGTCCGGTCGGATATCCTTTCCACCACCATCTGGGCAGGGAAACTTATCTGGCACCTGTAACCTGGACGGAGGACGGCTGGCCGGTCATTGGAGAGCAGGGCAGAGTAGATGCCGAGATGGAAGGGCCGGGATTTTTCGCGGGTTATGATCCGGCGTTATCCCGTTTCGGCCGTGACGATTTCGATAGAGAGGTTCCGGGCTTCCAGTGGAACTTCTATAAGAATCCGCCTGAACACAGCTACTCTCTTTCCGAGCGGGAAAGCTGTCTTACACTATATGGAACAGAATATACGCTGGACGATTCCCAGCAGTTAGCCTTCGCCGGCCGCAGGCAGCAGGATTTCGATTGCGTTGTCTCAGCACAGCTGCTGTTTGATCCCGGAAATGAAGGGGAAGAGGCGGGGCTTACCGTCTACATGAATGAGAAGGCGCATTACGAGATTGGAGTAAGGAGAAATAGCGGCCAGAGAACGCTATTCCTGCGCCGGCGTATCGGTTCACTCGTGAAGGTGGAATGGGAGAAGGCGCTGGAGGCGAGCGAGGTGATTCTGAACATCCGTGCGGATTCCCGGAATTATAGCTTCAGCTATTCCTTAGCAGGCCAGGAGGAGGTTACCATCGGCAGCGGGGAGTGCTCCTATGTTGCGACCGAGGTTGCGGGAGGCTTTACCGGAGTATTCTTCGGGATGTATGCGACAGGAAACGGCCGGCCGAGCCAGTCTCCGGCCCACTTTGAGTATTTTGATTATATTCAGAAAGAAATGATACAGCATACAATGAAATAA